From a single Peromyscus maniculatus bairdii isolate BWxNUB_F1_BW_parent chromosome 4, HU_Pman_BW_mat_3.1, whole genome shotgun sequence genomic region:
- the LOC102926048 gene encoding seminal vesicle secretory protein 6-like — translation MNPTGFFLLTLLLVLVTETASRKTREKFSQASDDNIDLKALGGSGGSSSSHEEYSSSEGSWSSFKSKKPKSIVTEEVYEERRHKQRSGDSGDGDRSGESAGEMESFTRRKAKQRFGQEMNK, via the exons ATGAATCCTACCGGCTTCTTCCTCCTTACATTGCTCCTGGTTCTGGTGACAGAAACAGCTTCAAGGAAAACCCGTG AAAAATTCTCACAAGCGTCCGACGACAACATTGATCTAAAGGCACTGGGGGGCAGCGGAGGATCCAGTTCTTCCCATGAAGAATACAGCAGCAGTGAGGGCTCATGGAGCTCCTTTAAGTCAAAAAAACCGAAAAGCATCGTCACCGAGGAAGTCTATGAGGAGAGGAGGCATAAACAGCGTAGTGGGGACAGCGGTGATGGCGACAGGTCCGGTGAATCTGCTGGGGAAATGGAGAGCTTCACAAGGCGAAAGGCAAAGCAGCGGTTTGGACAAGAAATGAACAAGTGA